The sequence TAATCCGCCCCGTTCTCCGGGGGAAGTCATTACCGGCAAATGGCGGGGCAACCGTTATGTCGTGAACCGGCTGCTTGGAAAGGGCGCAAACGGTACGGTATATTTGGTCAACCGGCAGGGGAGAAGGGAGAAGTATGCGCTCAAAATCGGATACGACACGCTTGATCTTCAGTCGGAGATTAACGTGCTGACTTCGCTTCAATCCTGCCGAGTGCGGCGGGATCAGCGTACCAGGGGGACGTCGCCGATGTCTGCCTACTTCCTGGAGGCCGACGACGCTTCGGAAGGCGGATTTCCTTTTTACGTTATGCGCTATGTTCAAGGTACGCCGCTCCACTATTTTCTGTCCCGTAAAGGTTCCTCCTGGCTTGGTCTGATCGGACTGCAGCTGCTGGACAGACTATGCGGACTGCATGAATGCGGGTTTATCTTTGGTGATCTGAAGCCGGAAAATGTCATGGTATCGGAGTACGGCGAAGCCGAGTTGATCGATTTCGGAGGGGCGGGTCCTATCGGCCGCAGCGTGAAGCAGTTTACGGAATGGCATGACCGCGGCTACTGGAATGCCGGCAGCCGGATCGGGGATGAAGGCTATGATCTGTTCGCCTTCGCCGTGCTCTGCTTGCGGCTGCTTGACGAGCCCGGACTTCAGAATGCATCGCGGCAGCTTCCGCAGACAAGAAGCGGAGACGATCTGATCAAGCTTGCGGGCCAGCTTCCCGATAAGAAGCTCGCCTCTTGGCTGAGGCTCGCGCTGAAGGGCGGATTTTCCACGTCGGCGGAAGCCAGGGACATGTGGAAGAGCCATGTTTACACATCACGTCATTATAAGCCGGAGCCGCTGGCGACTCCGGGCTGGCTGACCGGCGCCTTTGCGCTGTCGCTGTGCCTGCTGGCTTTTACCGTCTACTGGATTTATCATTTTTAATATTCTATGATTATACATACGGACGGCATCTCGATTTATGCCGTCATCAAGCTGCGGACTAGACCGCGGCCAGGCAGGAAAGGAAGCCGGATATGGTCGAGTGGAATGAACTGGTGGATTCGGTGATGGAAGCCGCGGCAGAACACAGGCTGTGGGGTCCAAGAGACGCCATTGTAGTCGCAGTGTCCGGAGGGCCGGATTCTGTGGCTCTTTTGCATGTTCTGCATGAAATATCCCGGAGCCGGATGCCGCTTACGCTCATTTGCGCCCATGTGAACCACGGTTTCCGCGCCGAATCGGCGCAGGAAGCGGAGCTTGTGCGCCGCACGGCCGAAGCACTCGGAATCCCCTTTGAACTCGCCGAATTCGATATTCCTTCCTTTATGAAGGAAAGCGGGCTCGGTCCGCAGGAAGCAGCTAGGGAGAAGCGTTACCGCTTTCTAATTGATACGGCGAAGCGCCGGGGGGCGCGTTCCGTCGCGCTTGCTCATCATGCCGACGATCAGGCCGAGACGGTTCTGATGCGTCTCTTGCGGGGCAGCGGTCTGTCAGGGCTTGCGGGCATGCGCTGGGCAAGGACGGAAAAAAACGTGGAACTTATCCGCCCATTCCTCCGTATTAACAAAGCGGCGCTCATGGATGTGTGCCGGCAGCGAGGCTATCTTTATGCCGAAGATCCCAGCAACGCGCAAACCAAGTACAGACGCAATGCGGTCAGACTGGAAGTGCTTCCATTTTTGACGCGCTACAGTCCGAGACTGAGCCGGTCGCTGACGCAGCTGGCGGAAATCGCCGGCGCCGAGGATGATTTTATGGAAGATGCGGCCGCTAAGTGCTTCGCTGAGATCGCCTTGCAGGAACAGGGTAAATGCACGCTGGACAGAGCGGCTTTTGCCGCTGTGCACTCCGCTTTACAACGGCGTTTGATTAAACTAATATTAAATTATCTGTCAGCGGATACGCCGGAAACCGATTTTCCGAAGATTGAAGCAGTGCGGCGGGGAATACTGCAAGATATGCCCACCGCGTGGAGTCTTGATTTGGGGCGCGGTATAACCTGTATCCGGCAGTATAATACCATTTATTTCTTGTCCGCTCCTTTGGATCATCAGGCAAGCTACGCCTATTGTCTGCCTAAGCTCCAGCCTCGTCTTGAGCTTCGCGAGATTAACAAGGCGCTCGTAATGACGCTGGCGGAGCGAGGGGATGAGACGGTTCTGAGGGGAGAAGGCGGCAGGATGTCGGCCCGGTTCGATTATAAAGAGCTGGTCTTCCCGCTTACGATTCGTTCCCGGTTGCCTGGAGATACCATTAAAGTCATGGGATTAAACGGAAGCAAAAAGGTAAAAGATATTTACATTGATGATAAAATACCTTCTACCGAGCGTTCACGCATTCCCCTTGTATGTGACGGACTCGGAAACATTGTCTGGATTCCGGGCATTCGCCGTTCGGTTCATGCCGCCGTCGGGGATCATACGGCTTCGGTTCTGCTGCTGTCGCTTGAAGACCTGTAGAGGATAACCGTAATGGCCGCAGACAGTTTTTCATAGTATAACTTAGGAGGTTCGCAGGTTGCAGAACGATATCCAGGAGATTTTGATCAGCGAAGAGGAGATTCAACAGAGAATCAAAGAGCTTGGCGCCAAGCTGAGCGATGCATATGAGGGACGCAATCCGCTGGTCATTTGCGTGCTGAAGGGTGCGTTTATTTTTATGGCCGATTTGGTTAAAGTCATTACGGTGCCGGTCGAGATGGACTTCATGGCCGTATCAAGCTATGGCGCGACAACCAAATCTTCGGGCGTAGTTAAAATTATCAAGGATCTGGACGTTCCGGTTGATGGCCGCCACGTGCTGATCGTTGAGGATATTATCGACAGCGGTCTTACGCTGAGTTATCTGATTGAGCTGCTTCGCAACCGCAACGCTGCATCGGTATCCGTCGTGACTCTGTTCGATAAACCGGCGGGTCGTACCGTTAGCCTTGAGGCAGATTATACCGGTTTTGTCATTCCTGACGAATTTATTGTAGGATACGGACTTGACTATGCCGAAAAGTATCGGAATCTCCCTTACATCGGGGTATTGAAGCCGGAGGTCTACTCTAAATAATTCATACACAGCCTTGGTCTTCCGGAATATTTACCTGAAGCCGCCTCGCGTTTGAGGTGCTCCGACAGGCTATGGTACAATAACTTAAGTGTTGCGAGAGGAGGTAGGGGATGAATCGGTTCATCCGAAATTCTGGTTTTTATTTGATTTTATTTCTAGTCGTGGTGGGCATTGTCCAATTCGTCAGCAATGGAAATGAAGCCGCCGATTTCCCCAGATATGACCAGTTACGGCAGGAGCTTAAGAGTAACAATGTGAAGGATTTGACGGTTCAGTTCGAAGGCAACGCCTTTAATGTAACCGGCTCTTATAAAGAGAAGCCGGAATGGGCTAAATCGCAGAGCTTCTCCACATATATTCCTCCTACGGACGCGGCTATCGAAGAACTGACTGCAGCCAGTCAGGCTAACAACATACCATTCGTCCAGAAGAAAATGGAGGGCGACAGCATTTGGCTGACCTTCCTGTCTTCGATCATTCCGCTTGTTATTATGTTCATCCTGTTCTTCTTCCTGTTCAATCAGGCGCAGGGCGGCGGCGGAAAGGTGATGAATTTCGGCAAGAGCAAAGCCCGTCTTTACAATGAAGAGAAGAAGCGGGTCACCTTTGAAGACGTAGCCGGGGCCGACGAAGAGAAGCAGGAGCTTGTCGAAGTCGTGGAATTCCTAAAAGACCCGCGGAAATTCGCTGCCGTGGGTGCGCGCATCCCTAAAGGGGTATTGCTCGTAGGTCCTCCGGGCACAGGTAAAACACTGCTTGCCCGCGCGGTGGCAGGTGAAGCCGGGGTTCCGTTCTTCAGCATCTCCGGTTCCGACTTCGTCGAAATGTTCGTCGGCGTCGGCGCTTCGCGGGTACGCGACCTGTTCGAGAACGCGAAGAAGAATGCGCCTTGCATCATCTTTATCGACGAAATCGACGCCGTCGGCCGTCAGCGCGGCGCCGGACTTGGCGGCGGGCATGATGAACGCGAGCAGACGCTCAACCAATTGCTCGTTGAGATGGACGGCTTCGGCGGCAACGAAGGCATTATCATCGTCGCGGCTACCAACCGCGCCGATATTCTTGACCCCGCTCTGCTTCGTCCGGGACGCTTTGACCGTCAGATTACGGTTGACCGCCCTGACGTGAAGGGACGCGAGGCAGTACTGAAGGTTCACTCCCGCAACAAGCCGCTGACCAAGGACGTGAAGCTTGACGTGATCGCCAAGCGCACAACCGGCTTCACCGGCGCGGATCTGGAGAACCTGCTGAACGAAGCGGCGCTGCTCGCCGCCCGCCGCAACCGCAAAGATATCTCCATGCGGGAAGTGGATGAGGCCATCGACCGGGTCATCGTCGGCACCGAGAAGCGCAGCCGCGTGATCAGCGACCGCGAGAAGCGGATCGTCGCTTACCACGAGGCTGGGCATACGATCGCCGGATATTTCCTGGAGCATGCCGACATGGTTCACAAGGTGACGATTATCCCGCGCGGACGCGCAGGCGGATATGTCATCATGCTTCCGAAGGAAGACCGTATGCTCGTTACGAAGCAGGAGCTGCTTGACAAGGTTACCGGGCTGCTCGGCGGCCGGGTAGCCGAGGAAATGTTCATCGGAGAGATCGGCACAGGCGCATACAGCGACTTCCAGCAGGCTACGCGCATTGTGCGCAGCATGATTATGGAATACGGCATGAGCGAGAAGCTCGGTCCGATGCAGTTCGGCACTTCCCAAGGCCAGGTATTCCTGGGCCGCGATATCGGGCACGAGCAGAATTACAGTGATTCGATCGCTTACGAGATTGATCAGGAAATGCAGCGTTTTATCAACGAATGTTATGAGCGATGCAGAGAGCTGCTGAAGAAGCACTCGAAGGAAATGCATCTCATCGCAGGCACGCTGCTGGAGAAAGAGACGCTTGAGCTGGAGCAGATCAAAGAGCTGATCGAGCAGGGCTATCTGACCGAAGACGGCAAGCCGGTTGACGGCCAAAGTCTTGCCAATGAAGGAGCAGAGCCAATTATTGATCCAATCGGCGATGTAAAAGTCCGCATTCAGGGCAAAACCAGTGAGCCTCAGGCTACGCTGGGAGATTCGCCCAAAGATATTCCAAACAATCCGCAGCAAGATGGAGAGAGCGGAAATGATGAGAATAAGGGCGGCGGAGCAGGCTTGAGCTAATCCGATATTCTGCCGCAGGGCAGGCACCAATAAAATCCGGAGAACGAATTTGTTCTCCGGATTTTTTTTAATCGCCAAGAGGTAAGCTGCCGGAAATAGCCTCTTCTGTAAGAGCGTATCCATTAGATTGACACGGCAAAGAACGTTGTGTACATTAGTGATAAATATTACGAACTATATACCGTTTACATGATGCTGAATATCTTCTTACAATCTGCTTCATTTCAGATTTGATACACCGGAGAATACGCCGTTAAACATAAGGGGGAACGTGTACCGTGGAAGCTCTGGCGCTGGAGCGCAAGCAAGAACAAA is a genomic window of Paenibacillus durus ATCC 35681 containing:
- a CDS encoding serine/threonine-protein kinase; its protein translation is MGTLSNPPRSPGEVITGKWRGNRYVVNRLLGKGANGTVYLVNRQGRREKYALKIGYDTLDLQSEINVLTSLQSCRVRRDQRTRGTSPMSAYFLEADDASEGGFPFYVMRYVQGTPLHYFLSRKGSSWLGLIGLQLLDRLCGLHECGFIFGDLKPENVMVSEYGEAELIDFGGAGPIGRSVKQFTEWHDRGYWNAGSRIGDEGYDLFAFAVLCLRLLDEPGLQNASRQLPQTRSGDDLIKLAGQLPDKKLASWLRLALKGGFSTSAEARDMWKSHVYTSRHYKPEPLATPGWLTGAFALSLCLLAFTVYWIYHF
- the ftsH gene encoding ATP-dependent zinc metalloprotease FtsH produces the protein MNRFIRNSGFYLILFLVVVGIVQFVSNGNEAADFPRYDQLRQELKSNNVKDLTVQFEGNAFNVTGSYKEKPEWAKSQSFSTYIPPTDAAIEELTAASQANNIPFVQKKMEGDSIWLTFLSSIIPLVIMFILFFFLFNQAQGGGGKVMNFGKSKARLYNEEKKRVTFEDVAGADEEKQELVEVVEFLKDPRKFAAVGARIPKGVLLVGPPGTGKTLLARAVAGEAGVPFFSISGSDFVEMFVGVGASRVRDLFENAKKNAPCIIFIDEIDAVGRQRGAGLGGGHDEREQTLNQLLVEMDGFGGNEGIIIVAATNRADILDPALLRPGRFDRQITVDRPDVKGREAVLKVHSRNKPLTKDVKLDVIAKRTTGFTGADLENLLNEAALLAARRNRKDISMREVDEAIDRVIVGTEKRSRVISDREKRIVAYHEAGHTIAGYFLEHADMVHKVTIIPRGRAGGYVIMLPKEDRMLVTKQELLDKVTGLLGGRVAEEMFIGEIGTGAYSDFQQATRIVRSMIMEYGMSEKLGPMQFGTSQGQVFLGRDIGHEQNYSDSIAYEIDQEMQRFINECYERCRELLKKHSKEMHLIAGTLLEKETLELEQIKELIEQGYLTEDGKPVDGQSLANEGAEPIIDPIGDVKVRIQGKTSEPQATLGDSPKDIPNNPQQDGESGNDENKGGGAGLS
- the tilS gene encoding tRNA lysidine(34) synthetase TilS codes for the protein MVEWNELVDSVMEAAAEHRLWGPRDAIVVAVSGGPDSVALLHVLHEISRSRMPLTLICAHVNHGFRAESAQEAELVRRTAEALGIPFELAEFDIPSFMKESGLGPQEAAREKRYRFLIDTAKRRGARSVALAHHADDQAETVLMRLLRGSGLSGLAGMRWARTEKNVELIRPFLRINKAALMDVCRQRGYLYAEDPSNAQTKYRRNAVRLEVLPFLTRYSPRLSRSLTQLAEIAGAEDDFMEDAAAKCFAEIALQEQGKCTLDRAAFAAVHSALQRRLIKLILNYLSADTPETDFPKIEAVRRGILQDMPTAWSLDLGRGITCIRQYNTIYFLSAPLDHQASYAYCLPKLQPRLELREINKALVMTLAERGDETVLRGEGGRMSARFDYKELVFPLTIRSRLPGDTIKVMGLNGSKKVKDIYIDDKIPSTERSRIPLVCDGLGNIVWIPGIRRSVHAAVGDHTASVLLLSLEDL
- the hpt gene encoding hypoxanthine phosphoribosyltransferase, with amino-acid sequence MQNDIQEILISEEEIQQRIKELGAKLSDAYEGRNPLVICVLKGAFIFMADLVKVITVPVEMDFMAVSSYGATTKSSGVVKIIKDLDVPVDGRHVLIVEDIIDSGLTLSYLIELLRNRNAASVSVVTLFDKPAGRTVSLEADYTGFVIPDEFIVGYGLDYAEKYRNLPYIGVLKPEVYSK